The DNA region AGTTCATATATATTTGTTAATTGAGAATGATAATCATTAATATTGAAAATGATTATCAACAAGCATATTTATTACATATCCAAGGAGGAGAAAGAATGCAGAAGAAAAGCTTACTTTTATTATTATTTATGGCTACTATGCTATTTACTGTAGCATGTAGCTCAGATAGTTCAGGTGATGCTTCAAATACAACAGGAAGTAATTCGGAAGGTAGTAATGAGGTAGAAGCAGCGGAAGGTGAGGAAGGAACGGAGGAAGGTGAAACAGAGGCTAGCGAAAGAGTGATTCAGCATGCGATGGGTGAAACCATAGTACCAGCCAATCCACAGCGTATTGTTGTGCTGACAGGAGATGCTCTCGAAGCTGTATTATCAGTTGGTCTTACACCAGTAGGCTCTACTCAGGCTATGGGAGATCGAATCTGGTATGAGCATTTAGAAGATTATATGGATGGAGTGACAAATGTGGGTGCCATGTCAACTCCGGACTTAGAAGCTATCCAGCTTTTAGAACCAGATTTAATTCTTGGTGCGAAATCTAGACAGGAGGAATCCTACGATCTGTTGAGTGAAATTGCCCCAACTGTTTTTACTGAGAGTCATACGTTAGGGCAATGGAAAGCAGATTTTCGACTGTATCTTGACGCTGCGAATAAGCTTGACGAGGGTGAAGAGGTTCTTGCTGCTTGGGAAGGTCGTGCAGCAGAATTATCTCAGAGGCTTGATGATGCAGGGAAACTAGACTTAGAGGTTGGTATTTTACGTTTTACGGCTGGGCAAGGGCGATTCTTTTACAATATGAGCTATAGCGGAAGTATCGTAAAAGAATTAGGTTTTGCTAGACCTGCAAACCATGATGTAGATGATCAGTGGGTGGAAAATATTACACAAGAGCGTATTCCTGAATTTGATGCCGATGTGTTATTTTACTTTGTTTTAGATTCTGGAGATGGGCAAGCGGTCCAGTTTGCTGATGAGTGGATTGAAACTCAGCTGTTCCAAGAGCTTCGAGCGGCAAAGGAA from Bacillus horti includes:
- a CDS encoding ABC transporter substrate-binding protein; translation: MQKKSLLLLLFMATMLFTVACSSDSSGDASNTTGSNSEGSNEVEAAEGEEGTEEGETEASERVIQHAMGETIVPANPQRIVVLTGDALEAVLSVGLTPVGSTQAMGDRIWYEHLEDYMDGVTNVGAMSTPDLEAIQLLEPDLILGAKSRQEESYDLLSEIAPTVFTESHTLGQWKADFRLYLDAANKLDEGEEVLAAWEGRAAELSQRLDDAGKLDLEVGILRFTAGQGRFFYNMSYSGSIVKELGFARPANHDVDDQWVENITQERIPEFDADVLFYFVLDSGDGQAVQFADEWIETQLFQELRAAKEDRLYEVNDGYWNMTYGILSADYVLEDIERHLLGE